Proteins found in one uncultured Desulfuromonas sp. genomic segment:
- a CDS encoding NAD(P)/FAD-dependent oxidoreductase has translation MSEQTIEYDLCVLGCGPGGFAGAMRAFDFGKHVCVIEGGEIGGAGVKWGALASKTMWELSKDYSIAAKQDRGYQSQHLTVDFGEVNATIEEAVKERQYQMLTQLETFSPRRWQGEGSITYVRGWASFVDRHSVEVCLDDGSTQLIHAKNFLISTGSHPRGYGNLQVDQDKIFNSNGIHRLKKFPKRLLILGAGVVGCEYATIFANFGQTQVHLVDHKDRVLSYEDRDVSAFVEQSLEGAGVVLHQSATLQDIHRRQDYLAAVLDFPDGHSEVIEVDAALISVGRQPNLKHLRLDKIGIDLSKNGFLTTGVDCRVDGNIFACGDVTCHPNLVNIAELEARMAAKEMFCRAIHPLNYCNMSAIMFLNPSVATVGLSEEQCQAQNLSYRVAYVAYAMSSRPLAMRAKRGFVKIVVTDDAEMKILGMRSAGPQVSNVVLSIAHFMDHDKGAAEVLKSVYPHPSISETTQECLRLLIGKSIYKAQAFPGKMWVKTWNPEDGYRDCSRDFQVEQCEIPNQR, from the coding sequence ATGTCAGAACAGACGATAGAATATGATTTATGCGTGCTCGGCTGTGGTCCTGGTGGTTTTGCCGGTGCCATGAGGGCATTTGACTTCGGTAAGCATGTCTGTGTTATCGAAGGGGGAGAGATCGGCGGAGCCGGAGTGAAATGGGGTGCCTTGGCGTCAAAAACCATGTGGGAGCTTTCCAAAGATTACTCTATTGCCGCCAAACAGGACCGTGGTTATCAAAGCCAACATCTCACTGTTGATTTTGGCGAAGTCAATGCAACCATTGAGGAAGCCGTCAAAGAGCGCCAATACCAGATGCTCACGCAACTGGAAACCTTTTCTCCTCGACGTTGGCAAGGAGAGGGGTCAATCACCTATGTACGGGGCTGGGCATCCTTTGTTGATCGCCACTCTGTTGAGGTCTGCCTGGATGATGGCTCAACACAGCTGATCCATGCGAAAAATTTTCTAATTTCCACCGGCAGCCATCCCCGTGGCTATGGCAACCTCCAAGTCGATCAGGATAAAATCTTCAATTCCAACGGGATTCACCGTCTCAAAAAATTCCCCAAAAGATTGTTGATTCTTGGTGCCGGTGTTGTCGGCTGTGAATACGCCACGATCTTTGCCAACTTCGGTCAGACACAGGTTCACCTGGTTGACCACAAAGACCGGGTTCTGTCGTATGAAGATCGTGATGTCAGTGCGTTTGTCGAACAGAGCCTCGAAGGTGCCGGCGTGGTGCTCCATCAGTCGGCAACGCTACAGGATATCCACCGTCGACAGGATTATCTGGCTGCTGTCCTTGATTTTCCCGATGGCCACAGTGAGGTGATTGAGGTTGATGCCGCACTGATCTCGGTAGGACGGCAACCCAATTTGAAACATCTCAGATTGGACAAGATCGGCATTGATCTCAGCAAAAACGGATTCTTGACCACAGGCGTCGATTGTCGTGTCGATGGCAATATCTTTGCTTGTGGTGACGTGACCTGCCACCCGAACCTGGTCAATATCGCTGAGTTGGAAGCACGCATGGCCGCCAAAGAGATGTTTTGCCGGGCCATCCATCCGTTGAATTACTGTAATATGTCAGCGATTATGTTTCTCAATCCGTCAGTAGCAACTGTCGGCTTAAGTGAAGAACAATGTCAGGCCCAAAATCTGAGTTATCGGGTGGCCTATGTAGCGTATGCTATGTCCAGCAGGCCATTGGCCATGCGGGCGAAGAGGGGGTTTGTTAAGATCGTGGTGACGGATGATGCCGAAATGAAAATTCTTGGTATGCGCTCTGCCGGACCGCAGGTGTCCAACGTCGTTCTGTCCATCGCTCATTTTATGGATCACGATAAAGGCGCTGCCGAGGTCCTTAAATCGGTGTATCCTCATCCGAGCATTTCAGAAACGACGCAGGAATGTCTGCGCCTGCTGATTGGGAAATCGATCTACAAAGCCCAAGCCTTCCCAGGGAAAATGTGGGTGAAAACCTGGAACCCTGAGGATGGTTATCGTGACTGTTCACGTGATTTTCAAGTGGAACAATGTGAGATCCCCAACCAGAGATAA
- a CDS encoding GGDEF domain-containing protein, translated as MMTQEDVLNFVLNSDELPTLSAVASRLISITAEEDTTISDIASLISKDISLSTKILKVVNSSFYSFPQQIGTIHQAASILGTNAVRSLVLSFSFLKPDKQKKDGFDYATFWEKSLSEAVASRMLMTAVSADDTEEGFIAGLLQNLGILVLAKAFPDEYKKIDKAVADEEMERCEAEMKIIGADHTYIGSEVCRSWGFPAEIVEPLRYHHEPHKLPSKDAKLKLLCEVVCLSGIISRVYNAKKPDALVGLFKSQAKRRLHLTEKKLEDFLDRVHMEVEEIGKFFDIKIQNQKSIAEVLQIANAELSVLNLSYEQMNRSLVEKTVQLEMLTSELEKKNKLLERLANVDGLTEAYNHRYFQNFLDREINRSERNEYTLSVVMVDIDNFKKFNDMHGHQVGDYILKQFADVARSLLREYDLFARYGGEEFVLVLPETNAQEGEIVAEKFRSTLSEHAFTHERETYYITASFGVSDISPAKDKIDKNDVISQADSALYESKKKGRNRVTVYSTKKKWFGK; from the coding sequence ATGATGACTCAGGAAGATGTCCTAAATTTTGTTCTCAACTCAGATGAGTTGCCGACATTGTCGGCTGTCGCTTCACGGCTGATTTCCATTACAGCGGAAGAAGACACCACAATCAGCGATATTGCCTCATTGATATCCAAGGATATCTCGTTGTCCACCAAGATTCTTAAGGTGGTCAATTCATCATTTTACAGTTTTCCACAACAGATCGGCACCATCCATCAAGCGGCATCTATTTTGGGAACGAATGCTGTACGCAGTCTGGTTCTGTCCTTTTCGTTTCTGAAACCGGACAAACAAAAAAAAGATGGTTTTGACTATGCCACCTTTTGGGAAAAATCGTTATCTGAAGCTGTTGCCTCGCGCATGTTGATGACGGCTGTCAGTGCGGACGATACCGAAGAAGGTTTTATTGCCGGCCTGTTGCAGAACCTCGGTATTCTGGTTCTGGCAAAAGCGTTTCCTGATGAATACAAAAAGATTGATAAGGCTGTTGCCGACGAAGAGATGGAACGCTGTGAAGCGGAAATGAAAATTATTGGCGCTGACCACACTTATATCGGCAGCGAAGTGTGTCGCAGTTGGGGCTTCCCCGCTGAGATTGTCGAACCTCTTCGTTACCACCATGAGCCACATAAACTTCCTTCTAAGGACGCCAAACTGAAACTTTTGTGCGAAGTGGTCTGCTTATCCGGGATTATTTCGCGGGTTTATAATGCGAAAAAGCCAGACGCACTGGTTGGTTTGTTCAAGTCTCAAGCCAAACGTCGCCTGCACCTGACGGAGAAGAAACTGGAAGATTTTCTTGACCGGGTGCATATGGAAGTTGAAGAGATCGGCAAATTTTTTGACATTAAGATTCAGAATCAGAAATCAATCGCCGAAGTTCTGCAGATTGCTAACGCTGAACTCAGTGTGCTCAATCTTAGTTATGAGCAAATGAATCGCTCGCTGGTGGAAAAAACCGTTCAACTGGAGATGCTCACGTCCGAGCTGGAAAAGAAGAATAAACTGTTGGAGCGTCTGGCCAATGTTGATGGTTTGACTGAAGCCTATAATCACCGCTATTTTCAAAACTTCCTTGATCGGGAAATTAATCGCTCTGAACGCAACGAATACACGCTTAGCGTTGTGATGGTAGACATTGATAATTTTAAAAAATTCAACGATATGCACGGCCATCAGGTTGGTGATTATATTCTCAAACAGTTTGCGGATGTGGCGCGCAGTTTACTGCGGGAATACGATTTGTTCGCCCGTTATGGGGGGGAAGAGTTTGTGTTGGTTCTCCCTGAAACCAATGCCCAAGAAGGTGAAATCGTTGCCGAGAAGTTTCGTAGCACTCTGTCGGAACATGCCTTTACCCATGAACGTGAAACCTATTATATTACAGCCAGTTTTGGCGTGTCCGACATCTCACCTGCCAAGGATAAAATTGATAAAAATGATGTGATTTCGCAAGCGGACTCAGCCCTTTATGAATCAAAGAAAAAAGGTCGCAATCGGGTGACGGTTTACAGTACGAAAAAGAAATGGTTCGGTAAATAA
- the ribB gene encoding 3,4-dihydroxy-2-butanone-4-phosphate synthase has protein sequence MNQTLDTLFGTSQQRVQRALQALQRGHGVIVTDDEDRENEGDLIFSADHLTNEQMAMLIRECSGIVCLCLTEDKVAQLKLPMMVNDNRSHYQTAFTVSIEAAEGVTTGVSAADRVTTIRAASASDSRPEHIHSPGHVFPLKAKSGGVLERCGHTEATVDLMDLAGLNPCGVLCEVTLENGEMARMPHLIDFCQKHYFPLVTIDDIACYKQQNS, from the coding sequence ATGAATCAGACCCTCGATACACTCTTCGGAACCTCTCAACAACGTGTTCAACGAGCCCTTCAGGCTCTTCAACGTGGTCATGGTGTCATTGTCACGGACGATGAAGACCGCGAAAACGAAGGAGATCTTATTTTCAGCGCCGACCATCTGACCAATGAACAGATGGCCATGTTAATTCGTGAATGCAGCGGCATCGTCTGTTTGTGTCTCACAGAGGACAAAGTCGCTCAGTTGAAGCTGCCGATGATGGTTAATGACAACCGTAGCCACTACCAGACCGCGTTTACCGTCAGCATAGAAGCTGCGGAGGGTGTGACGACCGGTGTGTCTGCCGCTGACCGCGTTACGACGATCCGTGCTGCCAGTGCTAGCGACAGCCGTCCAGAACATATTCATAGCCCTGGACATGTGTTTCCTTTAAAAGCAAAATCCGGTGGTGTTCTCGAGCGCTGCGGCCATACTGAAGCCACCGTGGATTTGATGGATTTAGCGGGGTTGAATCCGTGTGGTGTCCTTTGTGAGGTCACCTTGGAAAATGGTGAAATGGCCCGCATGCCTCATTTAATTGACTTCTGTCAGAAACATTACTTCCCTCTGGTAACCATTGACGACATTGCCTGTTACAAACAACAAAATTCTTGA
- a CDS encoding replication initiation factor domain-containing protein, giving the protein MSSVSPRSKHVNRIARVTPLDQSPCVQTPLLTAHRTCNTGALIPKHNSFKIDWLEMTVSGVDWSDFCKFYLGLDPDLFVLEEFGRHGYADLRTYGNVQLCYTSGRLDRGVKVILPSSALDQVSVDACEIIRRGVEDGASFARIDIAFDDYTGSYSYETLQESILSPEAQELVCRFREVRPQEPVWLQGQRKGLRMGEGFVFGSGSSSRVCVIYNKRLEQEAKAIKAKEPLPDFPEDFTWWRVECRWKKAAALVLAAHIAENGLFQAGALIRGVIDFREPADGDDHHTERRPVSSWWNFILSSADIIKTGITKPVKTIEEKCQWLSTSVKKVIGQVCSIMGPDVVSAIARDGAEATTEKEWKRLRATYRPPGRIRPDLALGIPF; this is encoded by the coding sequence ATGTCATCAGTTTCACCTCGCTCAAAGCATGTTAATAGGATTGCGCGTGTAACACCTCTTGACCAGTCGCCTTGCGTCCAGACGCCACTGCTTACCGCGCACCGAACCTGTAACACAGGTGCGCTTATCCCAAAGCACAATTCTTTTAAAATTGATTGGCTGGAAATGACTGTTTCTGGTGTCGATTGGTCAGATTTCTGTAAATTTTATCTCGGTCTTGATCCTGACCTTTTTGTTCTTGAAGAGTTTGGCCGTCATGGCTACGCCGATCTTCGTACCTATGGCAACGTTCAGCTCTGTTATACCTCAGGCCGTTTAGATCGTGGGGTAAAGGTAATTTTGCCGTCTTCTGCGCTTGATCAGGTTTCTGTTGATGCCTGTGAAATTATCCGTCGTGGCGTTGAAGATGGTGCCAGTTTCGCCCGTATAGACATTGCTTTTGATGACTATACGGGGTCATACAGCTATGAAACCCTTCAGGAGTCTATCCTTTCTCCTGAGGCTCAAGAGCTTGTTTGCCGTTTTCGTGAGGTACGACCTCAGGAACCTGTCTGGCTCCAAGGTCAACGTAAGGGGCTTCGTATGGGTGAGGGCTTTGTCTTTGGCTCCGGTTCCTCATCGCGTGTCTGTGTCATTTACAACAAGCGTCTTGAACAGGAAGCCAAGGCAATCAAGGCTAAGGAACCTTTGCCGGATTTTCCCGAGGACTTTACTTGGTGGCGTGTTGAATGCCGTTGGAAAAAAGCGGCGGCTCTTGTCCTTGCCGCTCATATTGCGGAGAACGGCCTGTTTCAGGCGGGCGCGCTTATCCGTGGTGTTATCGACTTTCGTGAACCTGCTGATGGTGATGATCACCACACAGAAAGGCGTCCTGTCTCAAGTTGGTGGAATTTCATTCTTTCTAGCGCCGATATTATCAAAACAGGTATAACCAAACCCGTTAAAACCATAGAGGAAAAATGTCAATGGTTGTCAACGTCCGTAAAAAAAGTAATCGGTCAGGTCTGTTCGATCATGGGGCCTGACGTTGTGTCTGCTATTGCTCGCGACGGTGCAGAGGCCACAACAGAAAAAGAGTGGAAACGTCTGCGTGCCACATATCGCCCACCTGGGCGTATTCGTCCTGACCTTGCTTTGGGTATTCCATTTTAA